In Strix uralensis isolate ZFMK-TIS-50842 chromosome 10, bStrUra1, whole genome shotgun sequence, a single window of DNA contains:
- the TNNC1 gene encoding troponin C, slow skeletal and cardiac muscles, whose product MDDIYKAAVEQLTEEQKNEFKAAFDIFVLGAEDGCISTKELGKVMRMLGQNPTPEELQEMIDEVDEDGSGTVDFDEFLVMMVRCMKDDSKGKTEEELSDLFRMFDKNADGYIDLEELKIMLQATGETITEDDIEELMRDGDKNNDGRIDYDEFLEFMKGVE is encoded by the exons ATGGATGACATTTATAAGGCAGCG GTCGAGCAGCTGACAGAGGAGCAAAAAAATG AGTTCAAGGCTGCCTTTGACATCTTCGTGCTGGGGGCAGAGGACGGTTGCATCAGCACCAAGGAGCTGGGGAAGGTGATGAGGATGCTGGGGCAGAATCCCACCCCTGAGGAGCTGCAGGAGATGATAGACGAGGtggatgaggatg GCAGCGGCACTGTAGATTTTGATGAGTTCCTTGTTATGATGGTCCGGTGTATGAAAGatgacagcaaaggaaaaactgAAGAGGAACTCTCAGATCTCTTCAGGATGTTTGATAA AAATGCTGATGGCTACATCGACCTTGAGGAACTGAAGATCATGCTGCAGGCAACGGGAGAGACCATCACTGAGGATGACATAGAAGAACTGATGAGAGATGGTGATAAAAACAATGATGGCAGGATTGACTATGACG AGTTCCTGGAGTTTATGAAGGGAGTTGAATAA